A single window of bacterium DNA harbors:
- a CDS encoding N-acetyltransferase — protein MGVAITPVAGKRDLEAFLQLPYDVYADDPHYVFPLLKQLREFLDPAHNPFFRHAETRLWLARRDGRVVGRVGACVDRYHNEHWHETTGFFGFFECERDRATAHALLDTARDWLRGQGQTTMRGPLNFTTNHDNPGLLIAGEPSSPVTGMSYNPVWYQDLLESYPGLAKSRDLWAWRITADGFTLPARVLENAKQVFRGESDLTVRPINKKDFRNEVELIRGLYNRCWHENWGFIPMDPDEFYFAGREMKTMVNENLLLIAEWKGEPVGFSMTVPDFNLALKRVRGRLFPFGIFRFIADRKKIVYARTLLMGVLPEHRHKGVDVLMVLRSYKAAVKGGITAGECSWILENNTAMNRILEKLGAKVYKTYRIYDLPLS, from the coding sequence ATGGGCGTCGCGATCACCCCCGTCGCCGGCAAGCGCGACCTCGAGGCCTTCCTGCAGCTGCCGTACGACGTCTACGCCGACGACCCCCACTACGTCTTCCCGCTGCTGAAGCAGCTGCGCGAGTTCCTCGACCCGGCCCACAACCCGTTCTTCCGCCACGCCGAGACCCGGCTCTGGCTGGCGCGCCGCGACGGCCGGGTGGTCGGGCGCGTGGGCGCCTGCGTCGACCGCTACCACAACGAGCACTGGCACGAGACCACGGGCTTCTTCGGCTTCTTCGAGTGCGAACGGGACCGCGCGACCGCCCACGCCCTGCTCGACACCGCCCGGGACTGGCTGCGCGGGCAGGGCCAGACGACCATGCGCGGGCCGCTGAACTTCACGACCAACCACGACAACCCGGGCCTGCTGATCGCGGGCGAGCCGTCGTCCCCGGTCACCGGCATGTCCTACAACCCGGTCTGGTACCAGGACCTGCTGGAGTCGTACCCGGGCCTGGCCAAGAGCCGCGACCTGTGGGCCTGGCGCATCACCGCCGACGGCTTCACGCTGCCCGCGCGCGTGCTGGAGAACGCGAAGCAGGTCTTCCGGGGCGAGAGCGACCTGACCGTGCGGCCGATCAACAAGAAGGACTTCCGCAACGAGGTCGAGCTGATCCGCGGGCTCTACAACCGCTGCTGGCACGAGAACTGGGGCTTCATCCCCATGGACCCCGACGAGTTCTACTTCGCGGGCCGCGAGATGAAGACGATGGTCAACGAGAACCTGCTGCTGATCGCCGAGTGGAAGGGCGAGCCGGTGGGCTTCAGCATGACCGTGCCGGACTTCAACCTGGCGCTCAAGCGCGTCCGCGGCCGCCTGTTCCCCTTCGGGATCTTCCGCTTCATCGCCGACCGCAAGAAGATCGTCTACGCGCGCACCCTGCTGATGGGCGTGCTGCCCGAGCACCGCCACAAGGGCGTGGACGTGCTGATGGTCCTGCGCAGCTACAAGGCCGCGGTCAAGGGCGGCATCACCGCCGGCGAGTGCAGCTGGATCCTCGAGAACAACACCGCCATGAACCGCATCCTCGAGAAGCTGGGCGCCAAGGTGTACAAGACCTACCGGATCTACGACCTCCCGCTGTCATGA
- a CDS encoding aminotransferase class I/II-fold pyridoxal phosphate-dependent enzyme: MGLFDKVAHFTTARDLQAAGLYHFFRVIESAQENTVRIDGREVIMLGSNNYLGLTNHPRVKEAAKLALDKYGTGCAGSRLLNGTLDIHLELEEKLARLVGKEAALVFSTGMMVNLGAISALVGRNDTVIVDRTDHASIIDGTRLSFGQVKKYKHNDMASLAHTLDVCTTDGKLIVVDGVFSMHGDIAKIPEILELAERHGASLMIDDAHGVGVLGKQGRGTADHFGVTDRVPLIMGTFSKSLASVGGFIAADKDTIHFIQHIARSLIFSASMPPASVASVSAAVDVMLEEDWRLKQLWRNTEVMMERLQDAGFDTGPSNTPIIPAVIGEDLMAFQMCGRLFEEGVFVNPVVSPAVEKGNALIRLSLMATHTEDEVHRAMDIMTRVGRELGVV, translated from the coding sequence ATGGGTCTGTTCGACAAGGTCGCCCACTTCACCACGGCCAGGGATCTCCAGGCCGCCGGGCTCTACCATTTCTTCCGGGTGATCGAATCGGCCCAGGAGAACACGGTCCGGATCGATGGCCGTGAAGTCATCATGCTCGGGAGCAACAACTACCTGGGCCTGACGAACCACCCCCGGGTGAAGGAAGCCGCCAAGCTGGCCCTGGACAAGTACGGCACCGGTTGCGCCGGTTCGCGGCTGCTGAACGGCACCCTGGACATCCACCTCGAGCTGGAGGAGAAGCTGGCCCGGCTGGTCGGCAAGGAGGCCGCCCTGGTCTTCTCGACGGGCATGATGGTCAACCTGGGCGCGATCTCCGCGCTGGTCGGCCGCAACGACACCGTCATCGTCGACCGCACCGACCACGCCTCGATCATCGACGGCACCCGCCTGAGCTTCGGGCAGGTCAAGAAGTACAAGCACAACGACATGGCGTCGCTGGCCCACACCCTGGACGTCTGCACCACCGACGGCAAGCTCATCGTCGTGGACGGCGTGTTCTCCATGCACGGGGACATCGCGAAGATCCCGGAGATCCTGGAACTGGCCGAGCGCCACGGCGCCTCCCTGATGATCGACGACGCGCACGGCGTCGGCGTGCTGGGCAAGCAGGGCCGCGGCACCGCCGACCACTTCGGGGTCACCGACCGCGTGCCCCTGATCATGGGCACCTTCAGCAAGTCGCTGGCCTCGGTCGGCGGCTTCATCGCCGCGGACAAGGACACCATCCACTTCATCCAGCACATCGCGCGCTCGCTGATCTTCTCGGCGAGCATGCCGCCGGCCTCGGTGGCCTCGGTCTCCGCGGCGGTCGACGTGATGCTCGAGGAGGACTGGCGCCTGAAGCAGCTGTGGCGCAACACCGAGGTCATGATGGAGCGCCTGCAGGACGCCGGCTTCGACACCGGCCCCTCGAACACGCCCATCATCCCGGCGGTCATCGGCGAGGACCTGATGGCCTTCCAGATGTGCGGGCGGCTGTTCGAGGAGGGCGTCTTCGTCAACCCCGTGGTCTCCCCCGCCGTGGAGAAGGGCAACGCCCTGATCCGGCTCAGCCTGATGGCCACCCACACCGAGGACGAGGTGCACCGGGCCATGGACATCATGACCCGCGTGGGCCGCGAACTGGGCGTCGTCTGA